The nucleotide window acattattttgtagTAAACAATATAATATAACGTGCAATAGTGCAATTTCTCCTTTGCTGCTCCAACAATGAAGTCTTGGTAGATAGTCCACTGCAAGTCAATGCATCCCCCACCTAACTACGTGCTTGTCGGGCACTGCTGGGTTTGCCGGGCTTCGGAGCCGAGTCGCTGTGTCCAGgctctcccttccctttcccaagGTGGCGGAGTTTCTGATCCCAGCGCTGCATATTGAAAGGCAAAGAAATTACAAAAgaccatacagaagaagaaacaagtaCTATGTAAAGCAACTGCATGTCTTcaccaacagcagcaaaaaaaaaaaaaaataatccctgtttCCACTGTGTTACCCTGGATTGGGCTCAAACGGTGGAATGTGAGGTTATCAGTAAAAGtcactttaaaaagagaaaccaTTCCCTGGAGTTCTTGTAGCCTCTGTGAATGAAGGGGCTGATACTAGGCATAATAGCTTCAGCACAAAAGCATCTCACCTTATAATTAATAACATTTAGACAAAGCTACTAGTGTATTCTTTGGGGAAAGCAGGATGAAAAAATAGTCaagtgatttttattattatttagttaGTTTCACTTTTCCAGGTAACAGCAACTCCAgtacaaaaaaaatgtaataaatacagtTGGTACAACTGATGatgcttttggaaaagaaaattatgatgAGTGGCGACATGGTGTGGTCCTcagcagccccaggctgggcatgagggcagaggcagcgggTCACAGGCCACGAGGAAACAAGTGAGCAATAAGTGAGTTCCCAAAGAAACCCAACAAATGACACCACCACCCCAGAACTGTAACCGAGCAGAAATCAGCCCACAGCGGTAACACAGTATTTGCTCTGCAGCGCTGGATTTCATCAGGTTCTGCCAAATCAAACAACAACTTGGACTAAGATACCCGTATCTTTTCACTCATGTAATCTCTGTGGATGTGACAAATGGGCAGAGAGTATCTTGCATTTGGAATCAGAACGGTATTTTCCTGCCAGTCACCATTAACACTGCTGAAGAAAGTGTTGAGTGGAAGAGGAGACTGATTTGCACAGGCACAACCGTTATGTCAAATCAACAGTTGAGAAATTGTTTCCAAATAAGAATGTTCTGTGTAGAGTGACACTCCTAACAATGTTGAAATCACTGATACTTTGCAGTGCATCAAAACTTAAAAAGGCAATCCTTTCAGAACTCGGAAGGCATTAGAATATATTTCaatcagaaaacatttattttcatatattgcTTGCATCTGAGCTCATTGCTTTCAAGTTGTTATGTCATGACTTCGTTGTCACATACTTCCCTCGTCTAAGCCGGGAAGGTAAATTTAAAATAGTTGCTAATCCACACAATTTGGAAAGATAACTgtatttaaagaatattaaatgTGAAAAGTATAATTCTGACTTAGTCTGGAAAACATTTGTaaaggcctctttttttttttttttttttaattagtatcaCATCCCAATTAAGTAGGTATGTGTTGCAGAATGGAGTTTGCTTATGGAGTTAAAACATGCctactgtttgctttttttgagaCAGAGGTTTTGGTTGCTGCTACACTGGTGTACTTTGGGGTAATTCAACGTATCCCTTTAGTTTATACAGCGTGCATTTCTGACTAAGACAGGAAATGACACACCAAGTTTATTTTTGATACTTGATATTAACTAACTGGGGTCAGCAAGTGCATTCTCTTATTTTGAAAAGATTGGGTAGATGTTTCATGGCATCTGCAACATTTGACTTTTGGTGAGATAGTTTCTTACCTTTACTTTTTTACCAAGACGATCCTTCCATTTCTCAGCTATGGAGCCTTCCACCAAGAGTAACCTACAAAACAGAGACAACCAGTTACTCCACCAACAGGCATGCCACAAGCTATAAAACCCAACACACACAAGACTAATATCTCTGTGCCTGCAGAGAGCCTTGTCCCCCCTGAATACCACTGAAGAGCTGTACAGAGAGTTGcaaatttttcctttcctggtgACTTTGAAGTTCAGCTCTACAGGCAGGGGATCAAACAACAAATATGCTCCAAGGACGATGCAGAAAGTTACCTGGAGCGCTCCTCATCTTCGTAGCCCATAATGATGTACTCTTCATTGGTGCTGAGTGGTGGGCACAGGCAGCCGGAGTTCGTGTGAAGGTTTACAGTGTCCTTTGGGATGTTCACCAGGGAAGATTTCAGGATCTCCTTTACCTCCACTACTGCAGTGACGTCGTGACATTTAGTCTTCACCTCTTTCACTTTAGCCCGAATGACTGGGAAAAAGTCACAAAGAGTGCAGTTAACAGTGGCAGATAATGCAGGTCACCCCCAAGCTGTTCCTGGTGACCTCTGGGATTAGTCTTTTGCATGGTCCATTATCAAAAGCTTAGCTGGACTCCAGCAATGTCCCTGCCCCCATCTCTTCACTTCATCCTCCAACCAGGAGGGTCCAGTAGCTCAGTCATATCTTGTAATAGTATAGTTACGAGCAGGAGTTATGTACCAGTTGGATTTATATACTGTTTAAGTGGGACTTTAACTTTAGCATCCCTTCTTCCTCACCCTTTCCATTTTCAATACATTTAATTCATTCCTTGTATGCTCTCCTCCACCCTCGAGCTGCAACTGCTCCCTCTCTGACTACTTGCAGTACAGATGACAAAACTTAATTTGTCCCTCTCAAACTTTCATGAAACGTGAATGTGCATTAAAACCTCTCATATCACTACTTCTGCTGGATGACAGGCCCTTACCTTTCTTATTCTCTCTCCAGTGACCCAGCACCAATGTGTTCTGCTCTTTAGGAACACAAAACACTCCTGATCTTGACCTGATGACCCATCTAATTGTTTCCTCCCTCACCCTTTCTTTTTGCCTTAAGTTGCATAGGAGGAAAAATTGCCTTTCAAAGGCAACTCTTTTTGTTTGTCACATGGTGACCAGTGACCTGATACTGCATGCAAATGCAAAGCCAGTCCAGAGGTCATGCTCTAGAGAATGCCACATCTTTCACAGCTTGCATACAAGAGTCCCTTTACATTACAAATAGCAGATTCCCCAGATTCCCAGCTTCTTCTAACTTATGTGAAAATGGTAatatggaagaaagaaaaccatGGACTTACACATCTCCTCTCTTCACATGCATCGCCCATAAAGACCAGCAACCAGCATGTATTGCAACCACATTAAATACAGCTGCCAACAATTAGTAACTTGTAACTTAGTAATTTAATATACAGAATTTACCCCAAGTGATCCACTTCCTTAAAACCTTTTAAGGTTTCAAAACAAAATCTTGCTTTACTTTGAAGTTATCTCAAATGCATTTTGAAACCTCTTCAATTTCAAAAGCTTGAAAAGATGGGCAGTAGCACGCTCAGCGACTCTCTACCATGTGCAGGTACCCACTAGAGAACAGTCACTTTGTAATTACTTTCCAAACAAATCCACCAAAACAACATGAAACTGACTAATCACTTGAAAAATAACAACTATGTTTGACTGAGTACAATTATAATTTTTTAGCTTTTAATAGgatctatttttaaatgaagcttaTATGACAAGTTGTATAAATGCATAATCTTAATAAATATTACACAATCACTACCATTTAAATGAAGTCTTTAAGTTCACTGAGCCTAAGGCTATTCACATGACTCATGGGAAAAAGGATAGGCCCAATTGTTCAGTTCCTGTGATAGCTATTCACTGGTTTCATCAGCCTAATTTGCTTAAAACAAACAGCATGAAGAAAAGTTGCAGCCTGAACCTGTGACATGCCTGAAGACCAGGACAATTTGGACAAGAGAAGACATAATATGGACACCATGCAAGTTTACAGGTGTTGCTGACAGCGTAAAACTGCTGCCAAAATGCTTATTGCTGCCTTCAATATGTGAGGAGGAAAGAACCTTGTATGTCTGTTAGACCCCATGGTGAGCTTATAGCCCTGAAAAGTTAGTAAAAACATCCTTTCCTGGAAAAGCAGAGCACATCAGAGCTGGCAATCAGAGGCAGTTCAGGCATAGCAGCCCACAACATTATTTTTGTCACATCACTTTTCACACTAATGAAGTGCACCAACCCTAAATGCCTGTGCTGACACTGATTTTACTGTTTTACTAACATATTAAGCTAATCCTCTCCATCCTTCCAGTTTGGAAATATTTCAGGCCATATCTTCCTTCTGTAACAAGCACCACAGGATTAACCATCAGTAATTGGAACCAtaggcttttaaaatgaaaattttcccCTTACTGTAGCCTTAAAAATGTTGGGACCTGGCCATGAAGCTGCTCTTACCGTAGTTATAATTGTTGCGTAGATAGGTCTTCTGGGTAGCTTTTATAGGCTTGCATTTGCAGCGCTCTATAAAAACAGAAGGttttgtttagaaagaaaaaagcatatatTCAGTGACAATCTCTCCAAAACCTCAAACTCACACCTAATGAAAATTTCACTGAATTGACTTGTTTATTACACGCAAGTGAAATATTAAAAACCACAGGGCATTCCTTGTCTGTTCTGTTGGAAGATGTCGTGGAACTGTCCAAAAGAGCTTAAAGGTTTCTAAGAGAAAATCTGAtacactgaaatttaaaaaaactcaaccaaACCACTACAACCAACTAACCCCACAACAACAAAGACATGAGGACTTGGAGTCTGAAATGACAATATCTTTCATTTTAAGCCAATTCATGGTTCAATCTTGGTCTCAGAGGTGCTGCAATTACATGTCCTTACAATGCCATTCTCTCTTCTGTACTACACTTACTGAACGCCCTCCTTTCGGTACCTTTAATCATACAGACCATAatacagacacagaaagaaaGTACTAGGACAGGGCACAATTTAACATTTGACTGGAGATTACACATCTCAGCTTGGTTTAGCAAACCGGGATATTCTGGCTAGTAGACATTCACCATAAGGAATATGATTTTTGTGGCTATTTCTCAACATACAGTTTATCTTTCGAGCTGCACTGTAAGATTTCTTAAGTGGCACAGCCCCCTTACACCTGAAGTTGTCTAAGAGCTACAGTCAACAGAGGAAGCCTGTCGGAGGCTGGTAGGACCAAgcggcacatggctccctgcTCTGAATGCTTCTGGGATGGTCCTGACAAAATGAAACCTCAACCATGTCTCTTCAGTGGCATCTGGCAAAAGGCTTAAGAGAGATTAAGGGGCTGAAGAACTTCACTTGACTGCAGGGTTTGGTGTAACTTTGATCCTGCTCTGGACTCTTCCTCAATTTTTGTGTAAATTTTACACAATTTTAGTATGACCCAGAACCTCAGGGTTTAATTAAAATAGTGAAATTATTAGCCCTTATGGCAGTGAGGATGGCCTTCAAAAGACAATACAAATGAGCACTGTCAGCGCAGCATTTCCAGTGGTGCGGCTTCCAGACAGCTGGGAACAATAATGGAggtaaaaacattttcattagaGCCTGGGGAGTGCTAATGCTGAAGCTTCAGACCCATGTGGTCATTAACGTCACCAATATTTCATGGCTGGTTGTTCTAATGCaaatatttacttatttcaaGCTAGTGCCTAAGCAGAGTTTGGTGGAGTCTTTTCAAACAGCAGGTCCCAGTATTACATACACATGGTCATCTATTTTGACATTTGAATTAGCATTTAAGTGGAAGTAGACTTAATGCAGCCTATTTCTATACACCATCATTCTAAAATACCAATGCATATAAACTAGTGATTTAGTTAAATCCAACGTGAAGAGTCTGAAAAAGAACTTTTATTTGTTATATGAtttctgcatattaaaaaaaaaaaaaaaggaatcatatGCTTATGGACTTctcaaaacattatttattttctattgaaaGAATTTTTGTagttgaaaatacaaaaaaaaccaaaaaaccccaccagaaaaGAGGAGAACATTTCAAAAGAAGAGTATGTTGTTTCCTTAAATTTCAAACAGATCCTCAGGAATCTATATACAGAGTCCTACAGACTTCAGCTTTTGTATGAGACTGTGTTAAAATAATAAAGGCAGAGAAGGGAAGTGATTTTTGGCTTCCCTTCTGCCTGTGGGAGCTCATGCATACTTTAGGCCAAATTATGGCCCATTTTATAAACTGCCTCGAAACAGGCCACAAAAGTTGTGCTCCTGTGACCCACACTCATGCGGGCATCTCAGCATTCAAGTCCAGCAGGTTGTGCACCCCAACATTATCCTGCTCTACAGCACTTTGCTCTCGGGCACAAGTAGAATTAAATTACAAGACAAGAATACATAGTCTCACATTTCCCTCATTTTAAAATGGTACTGGATTATTTTATTAATCTGAGGAATATAATTTATTAGTCTTGTTCTAGAAACAAATTATAGACCTGCctgtgtttttaaaaggatacCGCCTAGGCGCCCTAGTGCTATTCAAATTTATATTTCAAAGAACTTTACAAAATGCTGCATTATTCCTAGTTATAGAGATACAGAAACTAACAAAGAGTCACTTGCCAAGGTCAGTCATAAAGTCAGTTGTAGAGCTAGAACCAACTCCTCTCTCCCAATTCCTGTTAGAGTGACTTTCAAAGGAAGCCCAACATGAGTATTAGAGATCACATATTTGATCGATGCATGTTTTTTGAGCCTTCCCCAGGGAGTGGGAAAAGTGGCTATAAAATTGTCCTGCATCTCTTGATGCTGAGGGAAAGTCCCATCTTACATAACAGTCTCTTCTGAAGCTGCCAGAATTACCAGAAGAGCTCTGGGATCACAACAGCCTTACATCCCAAGAACCAAGACAAACAGCAGCGGCTCACATCAGTTTTCACTGAGATCTCAGCTGATTAACTATTCTTTTCTAATACAAGTCAACACAGGACTAACAAAAGCTCAAAATCCATACCTTTGAAAACTTCTTCCTGTAAATGTCAAAACAAATGGACTACACTGGAAAAAGCGTCTTCCCCATGAAATGCTACCATGAAACATGTCATCttaaatatatatgcatgcacaaTCTAAAACCTGGCTGTAATACTGAACGGTGCAAGCACTCAAATCTGGCAAATGCTCCCCTGATACattaaggataaaaaaaaaaccctctggaaAGTTTTCTAAGTGACTTGAAAAGCATCTGATGAAGCAGAGAACAACGTAGCTTACTGCCAAGAGAGGTAAAAAAGCTCCCACCCAAAAAAACCCGTGCAGACTCGGAAGGAAGGTTTTGCCAGTGGACACTGCCAAGGATAAAAGGTGCCTCCAAGAGGGGTAACCCATGAACACTGCTCATTGTAACCATACACAGCAGCACAAGCAGTGTGCTCCAGAACCACAGAGCAGaattcaggattttttaaaacacatcCGGTTGATActcacaaacaaaaaattctgtttaCAATAGCAAAATTACAAATTTACTTTACTGAACATACAAATAAAGCAACTATGAAACACAGACTTTTAGGTGGCTAAACTGTGTTTGTCAGTTGAAAGAGGTGCAGTGCATTGAACCCAAAATCATGTTTGTACAGCGAAAGGCGGCGATAAAAATATTAGCCTTCCTTTTCTGCAGCAATTTTTCTGCGCATCTTCACCCTGTTTTTTGGATGGGATTTTTTTAGGTCTGGTCTTGCTTTCACTAGTCGAAAAGCATCACGACAGCAACAGTATAACTGAATCTTACTCCTTTCTCTTCCACTGCAGGATCACTTACTGGTATTACATGCTGTTTACATCCCTAAGGACAGGCAGTGCGAAAGATACATCTAGTATTTTTGACATAAGGTGACGTTGAAGGTATCAGCTTTACTTTCATACTCGAAGTGAAACTTGCATGCTCTCTGTACAGTCACCGTAGAGCATGAAATCCACACTTTCTCAATGCCATGCTATTCAAAGTGGCTTAGAACTAGGAAGATACTAACATGAGTAATAAAAATCTTTAGAAAGTCTTTCAGATGAGGTCCGATGCTCAAGGCAATTTAAAGTGAAGCTTCTTAAGGGGCTTACTTTTATCAGGTTTTTGTAATTGTAGATGGCTTTCTAAAGGAAGTACACTGTGATTCAAGTAACATTTTGCACCTACATAGTTAGTTTCACATTGAGACCTACTgatcacattttaaaactgtattataAGCTGGgcatttgttgtggtttaacctcagccagcaactaaacaccacacagccgcGCTTTCACTCCCCTCatccccctggtgggatgggaaggaaaactggaaaaaaaaaaggaaaacttgtgggttgagataagaacagtttaataaatgaaataaaatgtaataatagtaattgtaatgaaaaggaatttaacaaaaagagagagaaataaaactcaagaagGACAAGTGATGCCCAATGCAGTTGCTCATCACCCATGGACTGATGCCCGAGCAGCGATCAACCCcacccagccaactcccccccgTTTCTGTAGGGAGCATgatgtcctgtggtatggaatagccctttggctagttcaggtcagctctcctggccgtgctccctcccagcttctggtgcacctcctggctggcagagcacaggagaCTGGAAAGTCCTTGGCTTAGGGTAAGTGCTACCtagcagcaactaaaacatcactgtgttatcaacattattctcatactaaatccaaaacacagcactgtgccagctactaggaagaaaattaactctgtcccagacaaaaccaggacagcatTATTAATACCTTTTTACAATTTGGTCACAAGAGATTAATGCTGAAGTTATCCAATTTTGTGCAAGTACTTATGTTCCACAACCATACTTAGGTGTTTGTATTAATAAACTAAGCATCAGTGTACACTACAGCTCATCAACTCCTCTGGAGAAGGAAAGACATGATGGCCAACACTCTTTGTGTTTCTTGGAAACAACATTCTTGTTGTTTCCAAGAGTCATCTTCTTGACAAAGGTCTAAGACGAAAACTTCTGAAGGAATCATAATAAAATTCAAGGAAACCTATAGTCATTGGCTTGCTTGAGCAAAGAATTCACATTACTATAATCTATTAGCTACCAACCTGGGCTTTGCTTCTTTGCATTGCTTATGACTAGTGGTAATGCTCAAGGTGTTTTGCTCAGTTCCagaaaaaccaaaatgaaaataaaaagcaacaggGGACCGCTGGAATAAAACCAATCTCAGAAGGTCTCAGCCTCAACCTCCTCAGGTTAATGTGAGTTTTGCCATTGTCTACAAATAGGGCTGaatttaatttgcaaaatttAAGGTCAGAATAAACCATTATCTTCACTGGTTTTGCCCAGTGAAAACCCATTTAATAACCGTTGCCACTGTATAAGATAAAACTTTTAATGGAATCAGCACAGCCCTCTTCATTTGACGGAAATTTTGCCCTGACAAAAGCAGAAGAGCGGAGCATTAAAAGGCAGGCTGAAGAGGTAACTGAGTTGTATGCTGAGAGGTTCCACAAGCTGACCAGCCCCAAATCCCACCTGCCCACGGGATACAAAAGCACAGTCTACAGGATTCCCAGACAAGACAGAGTATTTAAACATCACTTCGTACCCCTCTTACTTAATCAAACATTAAAAGGATTTGAAAGACTGTAGCTTACTATGCAGTTTATAAAAGTGTACTTACCGATGCCGGCGCCTCTACAGTTGCCGTTATTAGAATCCATAGGGAAATCTGGCGTGGATTCGTAAAATATGTAAAGAAATGTTAGCATTTTTGATATTGGATTATTTCAATACACCCACATGacaatgttttctctttctagaATATTCAGTATATTAAAATGTAATCACTTAATTAAT belongs to Athene noctua chromosome 7, bAthNoc1.hap1.1, whole genome shotgun sequence and includes:
- the FRZB gene encoding secreted frizzled-related protein 3, with the translated sequence MWRGLAALALAGLLVLGRAPAGRAAACEPVRIPLCKPLPWNMTKMPNHLHHSTQANAVLAMEQFEGLLGTNCSPDLLFFLCAMYAPICTIDFQHEPIKPCKSVCERARAGCEPVLIRYRHAWPDSLACDELPLYDRGVCISPEAIVTAEGADFPMDSNNGNCRGAGIERCKCKPIKATQKTYLRNNYNYVIRAKVKEVKTKCHDVTAVVEVKEILKSSLVNIPKDTVNLHTNSGCLCPPLSTNEEYIIMGYEDEERSRLLLVEGSIAEKWKDRLGKKVKRWDQKLRHLGKGKGEPGHSDSAPKPGKPSSARQARS